The Pieris napi chromosome 14, ilPieNapi1.2, whole genome shotgun sequence genomic interval aactattttcatcctgcagaagagggctattcgtgcaatctataatttaaaatgtagggaatctcttagagataaattcaaggaaattaatatacttacctttccctcgcaatatatttatgaaaatattatgtatgtatacaaaaatagtgataagtttactagaatagaacatacgcacaatgttaatacacggaacaaacgcaggctgcaatttccccgtactagactatctaaagttagtaattcttttttggggaaagggatactcttctttaataaaatcccagaggctcttttatcactgcctttcaataaatttaagaaatgtattaaagaaaagctgtgtaaaaaggcttactataaagtcaacgattatctagttgataaaagggcctgggactagtgctagacaggctacttctaattcatttgcgatatttgttttaaataagtgttgtttgatgatttgctgttttaaaagagtaccgagagttttttacgccggctttttctctcggcctaccccctctgtcttctttgccgatgagtagggatgccttcaaatttaatgacgtggaataagtgatacatgtatcttatgttccataataaacatattttattttatttttattttattggattaATGCTTTAAAACTTTAAGCTCTTAACATCAAGATCtgttaaattcaataaacagGCTCaggataattatattttaattctttttcagactggaaaaaaaatacactcgATTAAAGAACACAGTCGTCAAATAAATGACATGCAGCTATCCAGAGATGGTACTATGTTTATTACAGCCTCTAAGGACCAAACTGCAAAGTTATTTGACACAAGCTCTTTAGAATTATTGAAAGAATATAAAACAGAACGTCCAGTAAACTCAGCAGCCCTTAGTCCAATATTAGATCATGTTGTACTTGGTGGAGGTCAAGATGCTATGGAAGTAACAACAACCTCTACAAGACAGGGTAAATTTGATGCTCGCTTTTTCCATCTTGTTTTTGAAGAAGAGTTTGGAAGAGTCAAGGGACACTTCGGGCCCATTAACAGTTTAGCATTCCACCCAGATGGTCGGAGTTATGCATCTGGTGGAGAAGATGGTTATGTGCGAGTGCAGAGTTTTGACCAAGCCTATTTCGATTATACTTTTGATTATAATAGAGACTAAAACTACTCtgaattgttttttgtaaaactttctTTGTTGCTCTATAGATCattatatcataaataatattataaacacaatagTCTTTTACTTTATACAAAACTTCCAAAGTTCAGCCGTCATttctgtaatataattttttgagggcataattatttaacattattgtccgtgttaaataatattttgaacatgttgccgtTGCATTTTACAATGATATTAGGGTATATAGGTGTAGGGTTTGctacccttggctttcgaccgctctgctggaaatatgtacggcgtttacggataaagtatctgtatatgtgtccaaaaggaattaCACAAATGctgtacagtaataaattacCTATATTGCTTCAGTCTGCAACtatcgtcgaattaaaaatttgcaccgacttccggtaCCATCACTTTAGTACgccactaggtttttcgacatttatttttaatcatctatacactataacaaagccgtacatatataattagtcgaaattcctcatttgtacctgagaaattccattcactcacgtactcacatgtaccgctcagaagtgacggcatagtgctcagagttATTTTctgatatagtaacagccttctaagcatTATTCACGTTGGTTCATTTCACAGGTTTTTCATGGGCTTGTAGTCTATAAGTACTAAACAAGTCcaataataaacacatttattgtacaaaattacatttatggaataattaacaaataggTACTAGACTAAACTTTTTACAGAAAATAGGGTGTTGCTTGTTGTGGAGGGACTTCTCTTTCACTGTCGGGCACTGCATTAAAAAGTTTAGCATTCCTATCATTCACACTGTTAAATTCCATAATTGATGCAACATTTCCACAtctataacaataatttggTGCTGACCAAATGGTGACCAATCTTTGgtcaaacatatatttataacctGAAAACATTAAATGAATGAGAGCatataattactaatttaAAGCAAATTTAGTGAAAAGGCAAAAAATActtccttttataaaaaaaggtcCCAATGGTCAAAATGTACAcatctaattatattttcaaaattcatACATACCATCATTTACTAGCTGATGTGCTCTACATATTAAAGTGAGATCATTATAGCTCATGAAAAGCTCTGTGACCACTCTCCCAAAGAGCCATCCAGCACCACGAGGGCTTACTGACCtgtgaatttaaataatttgcacAACTACTGTCTACTCTAAATTAACATCAGTTTTGCTAATAAACACCTCATgcaagcaaaaaaatatttttttgtgaaatctATTCTGTAAAAGTTCAGATAACACTTACATGATTGTCTTACATGATCTTACCATTTAGTATCATCTTCAGTAGGATCTGACCACAGTAAGTCACAAAATGCACCCTTGTGAGGTATTTGTTGATTTCTATCAATACAACGGATTTGATCCAACATAGATATTTCAGGAGAGAGACCACCGTGCACACAAAGGACAGATTCATCAATCAACTGAAAAGCAGATTAACACATTTTCAAGTTCCTTGTTGTGCAAATTAAGCATAATCCGTCAGATATAAAACTACATCTAATAagaatctattattattattcttattcttctcttaTGCTTGAAAAAACTTTGA includes:
- the LOC125055753 gene encoding serine/threonine-protein phosphatase 6 catalytic subunit — its product is MIADVDKWIEIAKRCKYLPEDDLRELCNIVCDLLLEEPNVQPVQTPVTVCGDIHGQFYDLEELFNIGGQVPETQYIFMGDYVDRGYYSLETLTLLMAFKARYPDRIILLRGNHETCQITKVYGFYDECLNKYGNANAWKDCCRVFDLLTVAALIDESVLCVHGGLSPEISMLDQIRCIDRNQQIPHKGAFCDLLWSDPTEDDTKWSVSPRGAGWLFGRVVTELFMSYNDLTLICRAHQLVNDGYKYMFDQRLVTIWSAPNYCYRCGNVASIMEFNSVNDRNAKLFNAVPDSEREVPPQQATPYFL